AACAACGCCGTGCTCTCGGGGATGGAGCCGGGGACCGGCGAGGACAGCTTCCAGGGGATGGGGCCTGGCTTCGTCAGCGACAACCTCGACGTCGACCTGCTGGACGACGTGCGGACGGTCACGCTCGAGGAGGCCGAGACAGAGTGCCGCCGTCTCGCCCGTGAGGAGGGACTCCTCGTCGGCCAGTCCTCGGGCGCGTCGAACCTTGCGGCCTACGACGTCGCCGCACGCCTCGTCGAAGACGGCGTCGATGACCCGCTCGTGGTCACGGTGTTCTGGGACAGCGGCGAGCGGTACATGTCGACCGGGATGTTCGACTAATCGACGCGAGTCGTTTAGGCCCCGAACTCGTCTTCGGTAACTCTGACGACCAGCGTGTCGTCCACGTCGCGCAGGTCGTACTCGGGGATTCCGTCGCCGGTGCGGGTCACCAGCATCGGCTCGACCAGTCGCGGCGGGGCGTCCTGTACCGACGGCTCCTCGGGTGGGTCTGTCCGCTCTGTCCCGTCCTCGGACCCCTCCTCGTTCGCCGCGTCGTCCTCGACGATGCCGTACACGGTGAGAAACCGACCGGTCTCGTCGGGCGCCACCCCGTCGTCCCTGACGGCCGCGGCGAGGTCACGCGAGAGCCACTCGGTCTCGTGAATCGACGGCTCGCGGACGAACGCCGCGTCGACGAACCGGACGAGGTACCAGTTCAGGTCGTTCAGCAGGGCGACGGCCGCCCCGAGGCTGACCGTCTCGACGCTCAGGCAGTTCTCGAACGGCTCCTGCAGGTCGTAGGTGGCGAGCGCGTCCCGTGCGGTCTCGCGCGAGAGCAGTTCGTACCGGAGGTTGACGTCCTCGCTCCCGACGAGACAGACCTGCGTCATGTCTTGGCCGTCGCCCGCCCCGGAGATTTACCTTTCGATGGGGACGACCGACCGCTCGCCGGCCGCCGTCCGTGCCCGCTCGAAGAGGTCGTCGGGTTCGGCGTCGCGAATCGCCGCCAGAGAGCTGTTCGTCGCCGGAAGCGACGGCGCGAGTCGGTCACAGCCGGCGTCGATGGTCGAGTCGCGGAACGTGCCGAGGTCGCGAGCCTGCTGCGTTATCTCGGGCTTGTCGAGCGTGAGGAGCGGCCGGTGGACCGGCAGTGACGTCGCCGCGTCGGTGACGGCGATGTTCGCGCTCGTCTGGCTGGACTTCTGGCCGATAGCCTCGCCGGTGACGATACCGACGGCCCCGACGTCCTCGGCAACGGCTTCCGCGGCCACGAGCATGAACCGGCGGACCGCAAGCATCCGCATGGCTCCCATCGTGTCGTCCAGGGCGGCAGCGACGTCGCCCGCGTCGACGACGTGCGTCGAGAGGTCCGTCGTCGGCGCGTATGCGGCCAGCGTCTCCACGGTCGAGAGCGCCCGGGCCCGATGGTCGGCGCCGCCGTACGCCCCGAGGTCGACGTAGACGGGGACGACCGGGGCCCCGCGGCGCATGAGCTGCCAGGCGGCGACCGGCGAGTCGATGCCGCCACTGACCAGCGCGACTACGGGACGCTGGCTCCCCAGCGGAAGGCCACCCGGTCCCTCGCAGCGCTCTAAGAAGACGAACGCCTCGTCGCGCCGGCACTCGACGAACAGCCGGAAGTCGGGGTCGTCGAGGTCGACGGACGGGTCCCCACCCATGGCGTCGATGGCCCCCCAGACCGCCGCGCCGCCCTCGGACTCGATGTCGGTGCTCGAGAACGGGTGTGCGTCCGCGGGTCCCGCGCGGCGGGCGTCGACGGCGAACGTCCCGCCGTCGTAGTGTTCGTGCGTCGCGGCAGCCAGTGCCGCACAGATGTCGTCGAGCGTCGGGGCGACAGTCAGGGCCGGAGAGGCAGACGAGACGCCGACGGTGTCGGCCGCCGCTGCGGTGACGGCCGCGGGGTCGTCCGTGTGGACGAACAGGCGGTTCCGTCGCTGTTCGACGTCGCCGTCGACGCCCCGGTCCGCGAGCATGGTCCTCAGATTGTCCGCGAGGCGGCTCTCCATCTTCCGGCGGACCTGCTCGCTCTTGACGCCGATGTCGCCGTGTCTGATGAGGACCACGTCGGCGTCAGGTGGATGCATACGCGAGGTACCTGGATGGCAAATAAATGCGTGTCGGCTTCCGTGCCGAGCGTTCGTCGCCGGTTCAGTCGCCGCCGTGGGCCTCGAGGTGGTCCGCGATCTTCCTCACGTCCGTCTTGAACTCCTCTAGGTCCTTGTCGGACGCGTGCAGCATCGCGCTGTACCGCGAGGTCAGACTCGCGAGCGAGACGACCTCCGCCAGTTCCGCCTCGCTCGCGCCGTGGAGCTCCGCCGCCGTCCTGTGGAAGTGCAGGCAGTAGGGGCACCTGATGTTGGCCGCGACGGCCAGGCCCATCAGTTCGCGGTACTTCGCGGGAATCTCGGATTCGCCGACCGTGTACTTCTTGAAGAACGGCCATTCGGAGGCCACGTCCGCCTCCGGAATCGCGTCCAACGGGGACGGGACCATCCCGAACGTCTCTTCCATGTCCTCTCGGACGTCTGTCGCTGACTCTGTTGTCGCCATTGTCGGGTGTCTCTGGTTGTAGTTCGTCGGCGGTGCGCCGCCTTGGTGGCAATCCCAGTACGGAGCGGACAGTCTTTGTTATGTGTTACCATGCCAGGATAGAGCCGTCGTTACCCGCCGCTAACTGTGGCATATCTGACCCCTCCGGGGCCCCGGGAATCGACCAGCGGCACGGCAGAAATCTGAGTACCGACCGGAGACGTGACGGGTAGCTTACGGCCGACTCAGAACGTCGAGACGTCGCCCTCGATGACCTGCTCGGTGACGTCGGTGACGGCCGCCAGTTCCTCGTCGACGGCCGCGCGGACCTCGGTCTCGATGTCGCCGAGTTCGACGCCGTCCTCGGTGACGAGCATCGCGTCGGCGACGTGAGGCTGGTCGATGGGCGAGCCGATTTGAGAGAGCAGTCGCAGCTGGAGCTGGCGGATACCGTCGACCTCGTCGACGACGGAGTGGGCGATCTCCGTCGAGAGGAGGTTGTATATCTTCCCGATGTGGTTGATGGGGTTCTTGCCGGAGGTGGCCTCCATGCTCATCGGTCGATTGGGCGTGATGAGGCCGTTCGCACGGTTGCCCCGGCCGACAGAGCCGTCGTCGCCCTGTTCGGCGCTGGTCCCGGTCACCGTGAGGTAGATGGACTGCTCGTCGTAGTCGTCGGCGGTGTTGACGTGGACGGTGACCTCGCGGTCGGTGTACTCCGTCGCCAGCGTCCCGACGTACTCCCGGACGTCCTCGACCGCCTGCTTGTAGGCATGGATGTCCGCGACGTGCTCGTCGACCATCGCGACGGCGACGGTGACGTCGATGTGGTCCCCCTCGCGTTTGCCCATCACCTTCACGTCCTGGCCGACGACCGGGTTGTCGGCCGCGTATTCACCGGTGAGTTTGCGTTCCGTGTTGTAGACGATCTGCTCGGTCTCGGAGAGTGGCGCGTGGCCGACACCGTAACTCGTGTCGTTGGCCATCGGCACCGCGCCCGCCTCGCCGAAGACGGTCTGGAGGTCGCCCGAGCCCTCGCCCAGCTGGACGTCGACGATGATGTCGCTCCCCGAGTCCAGGTGGGGGAACGTCTCGTCGAGGTACCCCCGGGCGGCTTCGAGCGCGATGCGCTCGGCCGGGAAGCGCTGGCCCTCGTAGGCCTTGGTCGCGCGCCCGACGATGAGGAGATAGATGGGTTCGAGCACCTCGCCGCCGCCGTAGGCCGGTGCGGCCGTCCCGGCGACGAGCTGCGTCTCGTCGGTGTTGAAGTGAAGCACTTTGCCGAAGCGCTCGATGTAGCCCTGTGCGAGCGCTCGTGCGACGGTCTCGGCGACGCCGTCGCAGATAGAGTCGGGGTGACCGATACCCTTCCGCTCGACGATTTCGACGTCCTGGTCTTCGACTGCCAGCCCGTGTTCGGGCTGGACGTGGATGTTCCGGTCGGTCATTGTCTGGCCTTTGCTTCGGTGGGTTCTATAACTTACGGGAACAGTTCAGGCGGCGATGATTACTCCCCCGCATTTTCGAGCAGCAGTCCGAGGTAGGAGGTCCGGACCTGGTCGGCCGGGTCGAGACCGAGCAGTTCCAGTATCTCGAAGGCACCCGCTCGTGCCCGCTCGACGCCGGCCTCGTCCGTCTCGACCTCGACTTCGACGAACTCACCGACGCCCTCGACATCGTCCAGCGTCACCGTGTAGCCGTCGAGCGTGTAGAACTGCCGGTCCTTGCGGACGGTCGCCGCCGGCGAGAAGCCCATCCGCTCGAAGATGGTCGCAGTGGCCGCACCGTCGGCGACGGCCGTCTCGAACTCCTCGCGCGTCTTCGATTCGTCGTCCACGAGCGGCCCCTTGTAGGTGAGTTTCGTCGTCGTCTCGCCGTCCCGCGTCTCCTCGCGGGTGCGGAGCGCCTCGTCCGTCTCGGCGAAGTCCCGGTGGGGCGCGTCGTAGTAGGTGTCGACCTGGACCACTTCACCTGCTCGCTCGGCACCCGCGTCCTCGAGCGCGCGTTCGACGCTGGAGAGGTCGGCGGGCACCTTCACTTCGACTTCGTACATGCACCGGCCTGGACCCGCGTCGCTGAAAAGCGGTCCGTTCCGACCGCGTGATTTACTGTCTCCGGCCAGAGAGGGGACGTATGGACGGCCGGTACACCCCCGCCGAATCGCCGGACGAGACGACAGTGTTCCCCTATCACGACCTGACGCCGCCGTCGACGGCCGACGTGGCCGCCGCTCGGAAGATAGTCCGGCAACACCTCCCGAAGACGCCGCTGGTCCGCTCGGAGTCACTCTCGGCCGAACTCGACGCGGAGGTGTACCTCAAGCGCGAGGACACGCTGCCGACAGGGGCGTTCAAAATCCGCGGCGGGGTGAACCTCGTCGCGACGCTCGACGAGGAGTTCCGCGAGCGGGGGCTGCTCGCGGCGAGTACGGGGAATCACGGTCAGTCGATAGCCTGGGCCGGCCGCCAGTTCGACGTCCCGGTGACTATCGGCGTCCCGGCCGACGCAAACCCCGAGAAGGTCGCGGCCATGGAGCGCTTCGGCGCGGAAGTCATCCAGCGCGGGGCAGATTACGACGCTGCGCGCGAGCACATCGAGAAACTGGCCGCACAGCGGCAGGCTCGGTACGTCCACTCGGGCAACGAACCGAAACTCGTGGCCGGCGTGGGTACCGCCGGCCTCGAAGTCGTCGACGACCTCCCCTCGGTCGACCGCGTGTTCTGTCCGGTCGGGGGCGGGTCGGCGGCCGCCGGATACTGCCTCACCGTCGGCGCACTGACCGACGCCGAGGTAATCGGCGTCCAGGCCGCGGCGGCCCCGGCCGTCCACAACGCCTGGCGGGACGGGACGATGGACGCCCACGAGCCAGTGGACACGATGGCGGAGGGCGTCGCCACGCGGGTCCCGTTCGCCCTCACTGTGGAGGTGCTGCGGGACCGACTCACGGACTTCCGGCTCGTCTCCGAATCGGCCATCCGCGACGGGGTGCGTGACCTGTTCCTGGACGAACGCATCGTCATGGAGGGCGCGTGCGCGACCGGCGTTGCCGCCGCCCGACAGGCCGGCGACGACATCGCCGGCGAGACCGTCGTCATCCCCGTCTCGGGGCGGAACATCTCCCACGAGAAACTCGTCGACCTACTCACGGACGGGGCGAACGCGCAGTGACGGCGGCCCCGAAACGTTGTCCTTAAGAGTGCCACGACTGACGAACACGGTATGAGCAACGAGTCCGAGGCCGACGCGGAAGCGGTCGAGGAAGAGGCAGACACCGAGGACGAACAGACCGAGAGCGGACTCCAGGACGGCGACGTCATCAAACTCGCCTACACCGCCCGCACCGTCGACGACGGCAACCTCGTCGACACGACGCACGAGGAAATCGCTGAGGAAGACGGCATCGACACCGAGCAGCAGGACTGGGGCCCGCGTACCATCGTCCTGGGTGAGGGTCACATCTTCCCGGACGTCGAGGAGGACATCATGGGGAAGGCGGTCGGCGACGAGGGGAGCGTCACCATCGCGGCCGCCGACGCCTTCGGCGAGTACGACGAAGAGCAGGTCCGAACCGTCTCGAAGGACAAGATCCCGGAAGACGACCGCTACCCCGGCGGCCACGTCGACATCGACGGCGAGCACGGCCACGTCGAGACCATCATCGGCGGGCGTGCCCGCGTCGACTTCAACCACCCGCTGGCGGGCGAGGACGTCGAGTACGACTACGAGATCGTCGAGGAGGTCACCGACCGCGAGGAGAAGGCCGCCGGCATCCTCGACCTGATGCTCGACATGCGCCTCGACGTCTGGTTCGAGACCGAGACCGTCGAGGAAGAGCAGCTCGTCGAGAGCGAGGACGACGAGGACAGCGAGGCGTCGGAAGACGCCTCGGACGAAGGCGGCGAAGCCGCCGAAGCGAGCGAACCCGAGTACGAGACCGTCGAGGTCGAGAAGGAGACGCTCTACATCGAGGCGACCCCGCAGCTGACGATGAACCAGCAGTGGATGATGGGCAAACAGCAGATCGCCCAGCAGCTCACCCAGCTGCTCGACGTCGACCGCATCATCGTCCAGGAGGAGCTGGGCGGGATGGGTATGGGTATGCCCGGCATGATGGGCGGCGGCATGGGCGGCGCCGGCGGGATGGGCGACATCGAGGACGCGCTCGAGGACGCCGACGTCGACGCCGAGGAGATCATGGACGAGATCGAAGACGTCGAAGAGTAACGCGCTCGACCCGGTTCCCGGCGACGCGACGCGTGCGGTTCTGCGGGCGGTTCGACCGTCGAGCGGTTGCACTGGTTCACTGACCGCTCGAAAACGGTTATCTGGGAGGCATCACATTCACACCCATGCGAGCGACGCTGACGTACGCGGCGCTGTTCTCGGTCCCGCCGGCCGTGGCGCTCGGTGTCGGGGTCACGCTACTGACCGGTAACATCCGGTTCGGCGCCGTCGGCGGGCTCTCCGTGGGCCTGCTCATCCTCGGGATAGTGCTCCTTGGGACGGAAGTCGGGTCGCCCAACCGACCCGAGTAGCGACTTCCGTGCTGAGGAAGCAACCGACGAGGTCCGGCGGAGGGAGCGACGTCAGGCGATGTCGCGCGAAGTGTCGATGCTGACCTGCTCGACGAGGTCCAGTTTGATGACGTCTTTCGGAGCGCGGCCACCGCGGAACTTCGGGATGGCGAGGCGGTTCTCCACCTCGTCGCCGCTCACGCGGGTGTCGAGCTGGAAGACGACGTCGGCGAAGTGCTCGGTCGTATCCCGGAGCGGTGGGATGGTCCGGCCGTCCAGACAGTGGAGGATGGCCAGACTCCCCGTGTTGACGATGTGGTTCTGGAGGTCGTTCATGAACGCGCGGAACCGGGACGGCGGCTCCTGGGACTCGAGGACGTCCAGCGGGTCCACGATGAGGTTCGACGTCTCCGGGAGCGCGGAGACGAGCTTCCCGGCGTTGTCGAGCGGTGCCTCCCCCGAGATGTGGCGGACCGTCGGGTCGCCGGTGTTGGCCGGCGTCTGCTCGATGCTCGCGACCACCGACTCGGCGGTTCGGTCGAGCGAGAGCCACAGCGTCCCGCGCGTGGCCGTGAGTTCGTAGAGGAACAGCTCCGCCTGGCTGGCCGGACTCGCGGTCAGGGCGACGATACTCCCGGCTGGGATGCCGCCGTCGAGCTTCCTGTCGAGGACCTCGATACCCGTTCGCAGCCGGTTCACCATTCACTCGAAATGGTGTTCGCAAACGATTAAGCATTCCGCTTTTTCAGGTTTTTCACGACTTCTCGGTACCGTGTTGCCGGTTCCGTGGCTTCGAGTGGAGGTAGTGATACGTCCGGAACGTGGACGGTCGGCTGGCGCCCGAGCAGCGGTGTCGGGTCGACGTCGCCCTCGCTCCGGGACACGACCGTGAGTGCCGGTGGCGAATCGAGCTGCCGCGCCATCGCGGCCGTCTTCACAGCGTCCAGGAGACTCTGCCTGGTCGGTGTCGAGACGAGGACGCTATGCGTCGCCGCGCGGAGCGGAACCGCACCGTCCGGACCAGCGCCCGCGGGACAGTCGAGCAGGACCGGACGGTCACTGGTTTCCAGGGCATCGAGGACCGAAGCGAGGGCGACCGGCGACGCGCCGGCGGCGGGGAGCACGTCGACGCCGTCGACGCAGGTGGAGGGATGGGCGACCTCGAGGGGAGCCGACCGACTCGCGGCAGTGGCCACTCCAGGTGTCTGCGCGACGCCGGCCTGGCGGTGGAGGTCCGGCATGTCCAGGTCCGCGTCGACCACGACCGGTCGACGACCGGCCCTGGCCATCGCGCGAGCGACCCCGAGCGCAGTCGTCGTCTTCCCACAGCCGCCCTTCCCGCCAGCGATTGCGAGCATAGCGGGGCTGGTCCCGCCATGCTACTTCAACCCTCGGGCCGGGCGTGTCGGGGGATTCAAGACCATCCGGGGGCGATTCATTGTGAGATGCGGCACGACCATATCATCAGCGCGACACAACTCACACGGGCCGACATCGAGGCGGTGCTCGACCACGCGGCCGACATCGCCGAGAACCCGAGTGCGTACGGCGACCGGCACTCGGACAAACTGCTCGGGACGCTCTTCTTCGAGCCGAGTACGCGCACGAAGATGAGTTTCACGACGGCGATGAAACGGCTGGGCGGCGACATCGTCGACATGGGGTCGGTCGAATCATCGAGCGTCAAGAAAGGCGAGTCGCTGGCCGACACCGTCCGCGTCGTCGAGGGGTACGCCGACGCGCTCGTCTTGCGCCACCCGATGGAGGGGTCGGCGAAGATGGCCAGCGAGTTCGTCGACGTCCCGCTGGTCAACGCGGGCGACGGGGCGGGTCAACACCCGACTCAAACGCTGCTGGACCTCTACACCATCCGCGAGAACGCCGGCTTCGACGACCTCACCATCGGCATCATGGGCGACCTGAAGTACGGTCGGACGGTCCACTCGCTGGCCCACGCCCTGACGACCGTCGACGCGCGCCAGCACTTCATCAGTCCCGAGTCACTCCAGCTGCCCCGCTCGGTTCGCGTCGACCTGCACGACGAGGGCGCGGAGGTTCGCGAACACACCGCCCTCGACGAGGTGCTCCCCCAGCTGGACGTCCTCTACGTGACGCGCATCCAGCGCGAGCGGTTCCCCGACGAGAGCGAGTACCGCGCCGTCGCGGGCGAGTACCAGATCGACGCCGAGACGCTCGAGGCGGCGGCCGACGACCTCACCGTCATGCACCCGCTGCCACGGGTCGACGAGATTTCACACGACGTCGACGACACGGAGTACGCGAAGTACTTCCAGCAGGCCCACAACGGCGTGCCCGTTCGGATGGCGCTGCTGGACCTGATGCTCGGAGGCGACCAATGACTGACGACGACCGACAACTACGGGTCTCGAAGATTCGCAACGGCACCGTCATCGACCACATCACCGGCGGGCAGTCGCTGAACGTGCTCGCCATCCTCGGCATCGACGGCACCAGCGGTGACTCGGTCTCCGTCGCGATGAACATGCCTTCCGAGCGACTCGGCCTGAAGGACATCGTGAAAGTGGAGGGCCGCGAGCTCTCCCAGGACGAGGTCGACGTCCTCTCGCTCATCGCGCCAGCCGCCTCGATCAACATCGTCCGCAACTACGAGGTCGTCGAGAAACACCGCGTCGAGCGCCCGGACGTCGTCGTGGGCGTCCTGGAGTGTCCGAACCACAACTGCATCACGACCGAGAACGAGCCCGTCGCGTCCCGCTTTGCCGTCACCGACGACGGCGTGCGCTGTGAGTACTGCAACACCATCATCCGCGACGACCTGCCGGCCCACATCCTCGCGGAGTAGTCATTGTCGGGTATGTCAGCGTTGACAGGCCGACTGCGAGCGGTCATATCTGTGGACAGTTAGAAAACGTAGGCTCTGTTAGCGCATTCACATCTGAGAGTACTGGGATGCAAGAGACAGAGGGCGTATCTATCACCGACTATTGGGCTTATTGACAGACCTCGCTTGATCGGGGGCTGGAGCGGGCGTTTCACTCTTCGTCAACGGGCGAGACTTCCTGCCACGACGACTCACCGAAGAAGGTCTGTAGCGCCCCGAGGACCCCTAAGTACGTCCCGAAGAGGACGATTACGAACGGGACTACGAGTGCCAGCACTACACTTCCGAGTGGGTTAATTCCGAACATTTGGAGGGGCGTCATAGTATGCGGTAGAACTCACTTTTTCATAATATTGTCGGAAAATAACACAACTATATCACGACTGTGACTTCTGAAAGTGACTGATATGCGTGCTGTATGCAGCACGATCCAGAGATCTACCCAGGTGCTGTCAGAAGCGGCGTGCGAGATACAGAGGGTGTAGTCAGCACGGAATGGCGACTCAGTCCCATTGATGTACCACTATCCAGTCTGCCACGCAATGAACTTCTCGAACCCATAGGTAACCCCGAGAAAGAAGACAGCGAACACGAACCAACGGAAAACATCGAAGGTACCAGTGAACGCGAGAACGTTGAATATGTACGATAGCGACGCACCAACAAACGCAGCGACGTAGAGGTTACGTCGGCTCTTCATATACGCACTCCGACCGAACGTGAGTTAATTCTTTTCCAGTGGGTTACACGAACGGTTCTTCCGGTCAAGTCCGTCTCACGAGTTCTGTCCGCTCTACATACGCGCCCTCAGCCTTGTCTAGACGTTCCAGAGAGCATCGGATAGTTGCCCTTTGGAGGATCAGAATCCACTCAGGTCTTTTCTCGTCAATTTCGTTCGTTGGGCAAGAGCCATAGCAGCCAATCTACCCTGCGTCTAAACAAGGTCGTAACCTAGTATAGCCACAACGATAGGGGCGCAAGTGAATATCCACTGAACGATTACGCACCTCAGCAATGTGATCTGTAGCCATACTGACTATGTACAGTCTAGGCAGTGGGATCGGTTCGAAAGATTCGATATCTGTCAGTGTCAAATGACCGAGAGGGAAGTGCAGCCACCAGACTGTGCAAGTGACTGAAAGACCGTCTGTGTCTGGGTGACCAGTCAGTAGAGACTCACCGGAACCGGCGGAGAGCGACACCGACCAGATATCCGGCAGTCCCAGCTGGGAGTCCAAGCAGCAACCCGATCGGTGGTCCACTCCACTGCCAGAGAGTCCATCGAAATGCGTCCATCACCGTCCAGAAAGCGACGTTAAGCCCCAGGATGAGACCCGTGGGAATCGCAATACAAACGACTAGACCCGCGCCGTGATAGCCCGCCGCGATCGGGACGACCAGGGCAAGGACCCCACCGAGAAGCAGCAACAGTAGCGCGACGCCGAGTCCCTCCGTGTCGCCACCCGGACCGCTGAGTGCACCACTGACCCGGATGCCAATCGGGACGACCGCCGAGAGCAGTCCCAAGACGACAGCGACCACTCCGTATCGCTGCCGAGCTCCCCTTCGACTCCCGAGTAGCAGATGTTGGGTTTCCATACCTATGTTCTAAATGTATTCGAAATGATGTATCGGTTTTGTGTGTCGTGACACCAACTGCAACTGAACCGACCGAGTGGAGCTCTTGTGAACTCTGATTCCATCGGTGAGAGATCCGTATCCGCTAGCTTGCACGACGCAGCGAACATCAGCGCGATGTGGTAGAACCTCCACCGATAGATCAGCAGAGGTACTGATCACCTTATTCACCCGTGAATCAACGCCGCAAACTCTGTGAGGCTGTTTCTATGTCACGTTCTGCTGGGAAAATGACTATTAACAATCATTCATATACGCTTACATATGCCGGGTGATGACACCGGCTCAGGTCCGGATGATGAGACCGACGAGCTTCCGCCGGGCCCGGATGGGCTCCCAGTGCTGGGAAACACCCATCAGTACGTCAAGCAGCCAATGGGGTTTTTCGACGACCTTGCCGAGTACGGTGATGTCGCCCACTGTGAATTTCCGCGTATCGACGCCGTCGCTGTCTTCCATCCCGAGCACATCGGCGAGGTATTACTGGGACAAGACAC
This DNA window, taken from Haloarcula ordinaria, encodes the following:
- a CDS encoding DUF5804 family protein translates to MTQVCLVGSEDVNLRYELLSRETARDALATYDLQEPFENCLSVETVSLGAAVALLNDLNWYLVRFVDAAFVREPSIHETEWLSRDLAAAVRDDGVAPDETGRFLTVYGIVEDDAANEEGSEDGTERTDPPEEPSVQDAPPRLVEPMLVTRTGDGIPEYDLRDVDDTLVVRVTEDEFGA
- a CDS encoding tRNA sulfurtransferase, producing the protein MHPPDADVVLIRHGDIGVKSEQVRRKMESRLADNLRTMLADRGVDGDVEQRRNRLFVHTDDPAAVTAAAADTVGVSSASPALTVAPTLDDICAALAAATHEHYDGGTFAVDARRAGPADAHPFSSTDIESEGGAAVWGAIDAMGGDPSVDLDDPDFRLFVECRRDEAFVFLERCEGPGGLPLGSQRPVVALVSGGIDSPVAAWQLMRRGAPVVPVYVDLGAYGGADHRARALSTVETLAAYAPTTDLSTHVVDAGDVAAALDDTMGAMRMLAVRRFMLVAAEAVAEDVGAVGIVTGEAIGQKSSQTSANIAVTDAATSLPVHRPLLTLDKPEITQQARDLGTFRDSTIDAGCDRLAPSLPATNSSLAAIRDAEPDDLFERARTAAGERSVVPIER
- a CDS encoding carboxymuconolactone decarboxylase family protein, translating into MATTESATDVREDMEETFGMVPSPLDAIPEADVASEWPFFKKYTVGESEIPAKYRELMGLAVAANIRCPYCLHFHRTAAELHGASEAELAEVVSLASLTSRYSAMLHASDKDLEEFKTDVRKIADHLEAHGGD
- a CDS encoding methionine adenosyltransferase — encoded protein: MTDRNIHVQPEHGLAVEDQDVEIVERKGIGHPDSICDGVAETVARALAQGYIERFGKVLHFNTDETQLVAGTAAPAYGGGEVLEPIYLLIVGRATKAYEGQRFPAERIALEAARGYLDETFPHLDSGSDIIVDVQLGEGSGDLQTVFGEAGAVPMANDTSYGVGHAPLSETEQIVYNTERKLTGEYAADNPVVGQDVKVMGKREGDHIDVTVAVAMVDEHVADIHAYKQAVEDVREYVGTLATEYTDREVTVHVNTADDYDEQSIYLTVTGTSAEQGDDGSVGRGNRANGLITPNRPMSMEATSGKNPINHIGKIYNLLSTEIAHSVVDEVDGIRQLQLRLLSQIGSPIDQPHVADAMLVTEDGVELGDIETEVRAAVDEELAAVTDVTEQVIEGDVSTF
- the cyaB gene encoding class IV adenylate cyclase, giving the protein MYEVEVKVPADLSSVERALEDAGAERAGEVVQVDTYYDAPHRDFAETDEALRTREETRDGETTTKLTYKGPLVDDESKTREEFETAVADGAATATIFERMGFSPAATVRKDRQFYTLDGYTVTLDDVEGVGEFVEVEVETDEAGVERARAGAFEILELLGLDPADQVRTSYLGLLLENAGE
- a CDS encoding threonine ammonia-lyase, producing the protein MDGRYTPAESPDETTVFPYHDLTPPSTADVAAARKIVRQHLPKTPLVRSESLSAELDAEVYLKREDTLPTGAFKIRGGVNLVATLDEEFRERGLLAASTGNHGQSIAWAGRQFDVPVTIGVPADANPEKVAAMERFGAEVIQRGADYDAAREHIEKLAAQRQARYVHSGNEPKLVAGVGTAGLEVVDDLPSVDRVFCPVGGGSAAAGYCLTVGALTDAEVIGVQAAAAPAVHNAWRDGTMDAHEPVDTMAEGVATRVPFALTVEVLRDRLTDFRLVSESAIRDGVRDLFLDERIVMEGACATGVAAARQAGDDIAGETVVIPVSGRNISHEKLVDLLTDGANAQ
- a CDS encoding FKBP-type peptidyl-prolyl cis-trans isomerase; protein product: MSNESEADAEAVEEEADTEDEQTESGLQDGDVIKLAYTARTVDDGNLVDTTHEEIAEEDGIDTEQQDWGPRTIVLGEGHIFPDVEEDIMGKAVGDEGSVTIAAADAFGEYDEEQVRTVSKDKIPEDDRYPGGHVDIDGEHGHVETIIGGRARVDFNHPLAGEDVEYDYEIVEEVTDREEKAAGILDLMLDMRLDVWFETETVEEEQLVESEDDEDSEASEDASDEGGEAAEASEPEYETVEVEKETLYIEATPQLTMNQQWMMGKQQIAQQLTQLLDVDRIIVQEELGGMGMGMPGMMGGGMGGAGGMGDIEDALEDADVDAEEIMDEIEDVEE
- a CDS encoding RAD55 family ATPase, producing MVNRLRTGIEVLDRKLDGGIPAGSIVALTASPASQAELFLYELTATRGTLWLSLDRTAESVVASIEQTPANTGDPTVRHISGEAPLDNAGKLVSALPETSNLIVDPLDVLESQEPPSRFRAFMNDLQNHIVNTGSLAILHCLDGRTIPPLRDTTEHFADVVFQLDTRVSGDEVENRLAIPKFRGGRAPKDVIKLDLVEQVSIDTSRDIA
- a CDS encoding MinD/ParA family ATP-binding protein is translated as MLAIAGGKGGCGKTTTALGVARAMARAGRRPVVVDADLDMPDLHRQAGVAQTPGVATAASRSAPLEVAHPSTCVDGVDVLPAAGASPVALASVLDALETSDRPVLLDCPAGAGPDGAVPLRAATHSVLVSTPTRQSLLDAVKTAAMARQLDSPPALTVVSRSEGDVDPTPLLGRQPTVHVPDVSLPPLEATEPATRYREVVKNLKKRNA
- the pyrB gene encoding aspartate carbamoyltransferase, with protein sequence MRHDHIISATQLTRADIEAVLDHAADIAENPSAYGDRHSDKLLGTLFFEPSTRTKMSFTTAMKRLGGDIVDMGSVESSSVKKGESLADTVRVVEGYADALVLRHPMEGSAKMASEFVDVPLVNAGDGAGQHPTQTLLDLYTIRENAGFDDLTIGIMGDLKYGRTVHSLAHALTTVDARQHFISPESLQLPRSVRVDLHDEGAEVREHTALDEVLPQLDVLYVTRIQRERFPDESEYRAVAGEYQIDAETLEAAADDLTVMHPLPRVDEISHDVDDTEYAKYFQQAHNGVPVRMALLDLMLGGDQ
- the pyrI gene encoding aspartate carbamoyltransferase regulatory subunit gives rise to the protein MTDDDRQLRVSKIRNGTVIDHITGGQSLNVLAILGIDGTSGDSVSVAMNMPSERLGLKDIVKVEGRELSQDEVDVLSLIAPAASINIVRNYEVVEKHRVERPDVVVGVLECPNHNCITTENEPVASRFAVTDDGVRCEYCNTIIRDDLPAHILAE